A part of Cannabis sativa cultivar Pink pepper isolate KNU-18-1 chromosome 6, ASM2916894v1, whole genome shotgun sequence genomic DNA contains:
- the LOC115695721 gene encoding uncharacterized protein LOC115695721 produces the protein MPGEEVNPKAYPLADSQLSITILDLVQQAANYKQLKKGANEATKTLNRGISEFVVMAADTEPLEILLHLPLLAEDKNVPYVFVPSKQALGRACGVTRPVIACSVTTNEGSQLKSQIQQLKDAIEKLLI, from the exons ATG CCAGGAGAAGAAGTGAACCCAAAGGCCTATCCTTTAGCCGATTCCCAACTCAGCATTACCATATTGGACCTTGTTCAACAAGCTGCTAACTACAAGCAGCTCAAGAAGGGCGCCAATGAGG CGACTAAGACTCTGAATAGGGGTATATCCGAGTTTGTGGTAATGGCGGCGGACACTGAGCCTCTGGAGATTCTGTTGCATCTTCCTCTCTTGGCTGAAGATAAG AATGTCCCGTATGTCTTCGTTCCATCAAAACAAGCACTTGGCCGAGCTTGTGGTGTCACGAGACCGGTCATTGCATGCTCTGTGACAACCAACGAAGGAAGCCAATTGAAATCCCAAATACAACAACTCAAG GATGCTATTGAGAAGCTCCTGATCTAA